Within the Capsicum annuum cultivar UCD-10X-F1 unplaced genomic scaffold, UCD10Xv1.1 ctg5633, whole genome shotgun sequence genome, the region CTTAATAGTGTGGTCGtccaaaattaaaaagatgaCGACTAGTACTTTAGCAATGCTGGTGTTAGTAATTACGTTCAGTGTGTCGATGAAAGGAAGCAATGGTCATCCTTGTAGTAGCACTTTCTTTTCAGCATTGATTCAGCTGATACCTTGTAGGCAATCAGTCATTCCATTCAGTCCCATTCCACCTAGCGAGGCGTGCTGCGCGTCCATCAAGGCGTTAGGGCAGCCGTGTCTGTGTGTTCTTGTTAATGGCCCTCCTATTTCTGGTGTCGATCGAAACATGGCCTTGCAGCTTCCTGATAAGTGCACTGCCAACTTTGAACCATGTAAAACCATCT harbors:
- the LOC107856257 gene encoding protein LIM1, which encodes MTTSTLAMLVLVITFSVSMKGSNGHPCSSTFFSALIQLIPCRQSVIPFSPIPPSEACCASIKALGQPCLCVLVNGPPISGVDRNMALQLPDKCTANFEPCEFTK